One genomic segment of Microbacterium maritypicum includes these proteins:
- a CDS encoding DUF6196 family protein produces MVDISHETAEATKRRLRSVIAEADLVALEGAWSFQESPLDQPPSLTTDLLAVVRDEDTWSWLARSTTETEQFALFSFHFPPHQDNSGFVGWLASELKQRLGTGVFVICGQNSSRGGVYDYWGCPIALRAQARQVLDELRTP; encoded by the coding sequence ATGGTCGATATCAGTCACGAAACCGCTGAGGCAACGAAACGACGACTACGAAGCGTGATAGCCGAAGCCGATCTTGTCGCCCTCGAGGGTGCATGGTCGTTCCAGGAATCACCGCTCGACCAGCCGCCGTCCCTCACGACCGACCTCCTCGCTGTCGTCAGGGACGAGGACACTTGGTCCTGGTTGGCGCGGTCGACGACCGAGACCGAACAGTTCGCGCTGTTCTCGTTTCACTTTCCGCCCCATCAGGACAACAGCGGATTCGTAGGTTGGCTCGCCAGCGAACTCAAGCAACGCCTCGGCACGGGAGTATTCGTGATCTGCGGTCAGAACTCCTCGCGAGGAGGCGTGTACGACTACTGGGGATGCCCGATCGCACTCCGAGCCCAAGCACGTCAGGTTCTCGACGAGCTCCGCACGCCGTAG
- a CDS encoding alpha-L-rhamnosidase translates to MTIVSAPRIEHHRDPLGIGESRPRLSWRLSGAPDGWRQERYAVTVVREDGEERVEVKSAAQVLVPWPGRALGSRERVRVHVAVQGVDGSWSDRSPETWLETGLLHAEDWSAQPVGLDLDEDPESDARRATLVRRSFRIDGTIARARLYATAHGLYEAEINGIRVGSDTLSPGWTVYRERLRYYTYDVTDLLVDGENALGAWLGDGWYRGRLGWRGGHRNVFGGDLSFLGQLEIVYADGRRETVATDGSWKAALSPILRSGIYDGEDYDARQEIPGWTTASFDDGGWLPVAVRTRDPRTLVAPTAPPVRVTQEVAPIAVLTSPGGARILDFGQNLVGRVRIRVAGPRGATVTLRTAEVLQEGEIYTRPLRSARSSDSYTLDGRPAGEEWEPRFTFHGFRYVEVSGWPGDLDADAAAGALIARVLHTDLERTGWFSCSDPLVEQLHRNVVWGMRGNFVDIPTDCPQRDERVGWTGDVQVFGPTASTLYDVSGMLSGWLRDVEADQLPDGTVPWFVPVIPSHKVWSPIRAGAAWGDVATLLPWTLYQRFGDDGVLATQFESARRWVDKVDSLAGPDRLWNEGFQLGDWLDPAAPPQDPADARTDRYLVATAYFARSARAVADMARVLGRTADVAHYESLAADVAAAFRDAYVRADGTMTSDAQTAYALAIVFDLLADDRRRAVAGARLADLVRAAGNRIATGFVGTPLVCDALTMTGHTDAAYDLLLEQECPSWLYQVVQGATTVWERWDAMLPDGTVNPGTMTSFNHYALGAVADWLHRSVAGLAPAEPGYRRIRFAPRPGGGLTHASATQRTPYGETSISWHVEQDELRVEVVVPVGAIAELDLPGAAREELGHGAHTRAVPLSP, encoded by the coding sequence ATGACGATCGTCTCCGCGCCGCGCATCGAGCACCACCGGGATCCGCTCGGCATCGGCGAGAGCCGCCCCCGTCTGAGCTGGAGGCTCTCCGGCGCACCCGACGGTTGGCGCCAGGAGCGGTATGCGGTCACCGTGGTGCGCGAGGACGGCGAGGAGCGCGTCGAGGTGAAGTCCGCCGCCCAGGTCCTGGTCCCCTGGCCGGGCCGGGCGCTCGGTTCGCGAGAGCGCGTCCGTGTGCACGTCGCGGTGCAGGGCGTCGACGGCAGCTGGTCGGACCGGAGCCCCGAGACCTGGCTGGAGACGGGGCTGCTGCATGCCGAAGACTGGTCGGCGCAGCCGGTCGGGCTCGATCTCGACGAGGATCCGGAGAGCGACGCCCGCCGCGCCACCCTGGTCCGGCGGAGCTTCCGCATCGACGGCACGATCGCCCGCGCCCGGCTCTACGCCACCGCGCACGGCCTGTACGAAGCCGAGATCAACGGCATCCGCGTCGGCTCCGACACGCTCTCACCGGGCTGGACGGTCTACCGCGAGCGTCTGCGGTACTACACCTACGACGTGACCGACCTGCTCGTCGACGGCGAGAACGCGCTCGGCGCCTGGCTCGGAGACGGCTGGTATCGCGGACGTCTCGGCTGGCGCGGCGGCCACCGCAACGTGTTCGGCGGCGACCTCTCCTTCCTCGGGCAGTTGGAGATCGTCTACGCCGACGGGCGGCGCGAGACGGTCGCGACCGACGGTTCGTGGAAGGCGGCGCTCTCCCCCATCCTGCGGTCCGGGATCTACGACGGTGAGGACTACGACGCGCGCCAGGAGATCCCCGGGTGGACGACGGCGTCGTTCGACGACGGCGGGTGGCTGCCGGTCGCCGTGCGCACGCGCGACCCGCGCACCCTCGTCGCCCCGACCGCCCCGCCCGTCCGGGTGACGCAGGAGGTCGCACCGATCGCCGTGCTCACCTCGCCCGGTGGTGCGCGCATCCTCGACTTCGGGCAGAACCTCGTCGGACGGGTGCGCATCCGCGTCGCCGGGCCCCGTGGCGCGACCGTCACACTGCGCACCGCGGAGGTGCTGCAGGAGGGCGAGATCTACACGCGCCCTCTGCGCAGCGCGCGCTCGAGCGACTCCTACACACTCGACGGACGTCCCGCGGGCGAGGAGTGGGAACCGCGCTTCACGTTCCACGGCTTCCGGTACGTCGAGGTCTCGGGGTGGCCGGGAGACCTCGATGCGGATGCCGCGGCCGGCGCCCTCATCGCGCGCGTGCTGCACACCGACCTGGAGCGCACCGGATGGTTCTCGTGCTCCGACCCTCTGGTCGAGCAGCTGCACCGCAACGTCGTCTGGGGCATGCGCGGGAACTTCGTCGACATCCCCACCGACTGTCCGCAGCGCGATGAGCGCGTGGGCTGGACCGGCGACGTGCAGGTGTTCGGGCCCACCGCCTCGACGCTGTACGACGTCTCCGGGATGCTGTCGGGGTGGCTCCGCGACGTCGAGGCCGACCAGCTGCCCGACGGCACGGTGCCCTGGTTCGTGCCGGTGATCCCTTCGCACAAGGTGTGGTCCCCGATCAGGGCGGGAGCCGCCTGGGGTGATGTCGCCACGCTGCTGCCCTGGACCCTCTACCAGCGCTTCGGTGATGACGGCGTACTGGCGACGCAGTTCGAGAGCGCACGCCGCTGGGTCGACAAGGTCGACTCCCTGGCCGGGCCCGACCGCCTGTGGAACGAGGGCTTCCAGCTCGGCGACTGGCTCGACCCCGCCGCTCCCCCACAGGATCCCGCCGATGCGCGCACCGATCGATATCTCGTGGCGACGGCCTACTTCGCGCGGTCGGCGCGAGCCGTCGCGGATATGGCTCGCGTGCTCGGGCGCACGGCCGACGTCGCGCACTACGAAAGCCTCGCCGCCGACGTCGCCGCCGCGTTCCGGGATGCGTATGTGCGCGCCGACGGCACGATGACCTCCGACGCACAGACCGCTTACGCCCTGGCGATCGTGTTCGACCTGCTCGCCGACGACAGGCGGCGTGCTGTGGCAGGCGCCCGCCTCGCCGATCTCGTGCGCGCCGCCGGCAATCGCATCGCGACCGGATTCGTGGGCACGCCGCTCGTCTGCGACGCGCTCACCATGACCGGGCACACCGATGCCGCCTACGATCTGCTTCTCGAGCAGGAGTGCCCGTCGTGGCTCTATCAGGTCGTGCAGGGCGCGACCACGGTCTGGGAGCGATGGGACGCGATGCTGCCGGATGGCACCGTGAACCCTGGAACCATGACGTCGTTCAACCACTACGCGCTGGGAGCGGTCGCCGACTGGCTGCACCGCAGCGTGGCCGGACTCGCCCCGGCGGAGCCCGGCTATCGTCGCATCCGCTTCGCCCCGCGGCCGGGCGGTGGTCTGACGCACGCGTCGGCGACGCAGCGCACACCCTACGGAGAGACCTCGATCTCCTGGCATGTCGAGCAGGATGAGCTGCGGGTCGAGGTCGTGGTGCCGGTCGGTGCCATCGCCGAACTCGATCTGCCCGGCGCGGCCCGTGAGGAGCTCGGGCACGGCGCGCACACGCGCGCCGTGCCCCTGAGTCCGTGA
- a CDS encoding HAD family hydrolase has product MTGPWLVGLDVDGTILLQDETMSPGVPEAIARLRDGGHMVTIATGRSWMATRRYVEELGLTADYVVCSNGAVTMRRSGDDWERWNVETFDPTPVLGLLRERLPEARYMVELASGQRLFTEQLDDWTLDGGRQVDFDELGELPVSRIVVVSPGHDEDDFHRLVADAGLNEVSYAIGWTAWLDIAPQGVDKGTALEQVRTELGLDEGRILVAGDGRNDIGMFGWARSLGGRAVAMGQAPDVVKEAAGEVTADVADGGLARALDTLPAPAQVSAGE; this is encoded by the coding sequence ATGACGGGCCCCTGGCTGGTCGGCCTCGACGTCGACGGGACCATCCTGCTGCAGGACGAGACGATGAGCCCCGGTGTTCCGGAAGCGATCGCCCGGCTTCGCGACGGCGGGCACATGGTCACCATCGCGACCGGTCGCAGCTGGATGGCGACCCGACGATACGTCGAGGAACTCGGATTGACCGCGGACTACGTGGTGTGCTCCAACGGCGCGGTGACGATGCGCCGCTCGGGCGACGACTGGGAGCGCTGGAACGTGGAGACGTTCGATCCCACTCCGGTCCTCGGCCTGCTGCGAGAGCGTCTCCCCGAGGCCAGATACATGGTCGAACTCGCCTCCGGGCAGCGGTTGTTCACCGAGCAGCTCGATGACTGGACACTCGACGGCGGGCGCCAGGTCGACTTCGACGAGCTCGGGGAACTCCCCGTCTCGCGCATCGTCGTCGTCTCTCCCGGCCATGACGAAGACGACTTCCACCGCCTGGTGGCGGACGCCGGTCTCAACGAGGTGTCGTACGCGATCGGCTGGACGGCGTGGCTGGACATCGCGCCGCAGGGCGTGGACAAGGGAACCGCTCTGGAGCAGGTGCGCACCGAGCTGGGCCTCGACGAGGGACGCATCCTCGTCGCCGGCGACGGACGCAACGACATCGGGATGTTCGGCTGGGCTCGCTCGCTCGGTGGCCGCGCCGTCGCGATGGGGCAGGCGCCCGACGTGGTGAAGGAAGCCGCCGGCGAGGTCACCGCAGACGTGGCCGACGGCGGCCTGGCGCGAGCGCTCGACACGCTTCCAGCCCCCGCCCAGGTCAGCGCAGGAGAATAG
- the serS gene encoding serine--tRNA ligase encodes MIDLALLRDNPEIVRRSQAARGNDQSTVDVALEADRSRRAALSAFEELRAEQNAFGKLVAKAPKDEKAALVAQAKDLAERVKQAQHAANEAADAAAAALARIENVVIDGVPAGGEADFVELRRVGDVPAFDFEPKDHLELGELLGAIDMERGAKVSGARFYFLRGIGARLEIALMNLALDKALQNGFVPLITPTLVRPEIMQGTGFLGEHADEVYHLDKDDDLYLVGTSEVALAGYHKDEIVDLADGALRYAGWSTCYRREAGSHGKDTRGIIRVHQFNKLEMFVYTTAEEAEAEHLRLVALQEEMLTSLGLAYRVIDVAAGDLGSSAARKYDIEAWVPTQGAFRELTSTSNCTTFQARRLDVRHRPLVDAADGATQGAAKTQHVATLNGTLATTRWIVALLETHQQADGSVRVPEVLRPYLGGLDVIQPLVDGRAAR; translated from the coding sequence ATGATCGACCTCGCACTCCTCCGCGACAATCCGGAGATCGTCCGCCGCTCGCAGGCTGCTCGTGGAAACGACCAGAGCACCGTCGACGTCGCTCTCGAGGCCGACCGATCGCGCAGGGCCGCGCTCTCCGCGTTCGAGGAGCTGCGCGCCGAGCAGAACGCCTTCGGCAAGCTCGTCGCGAAGGCTCCGAAAGACGAGAAGGCTGCGCTGGTCGCGCAGGCGAAAGACCTCGCCGAGCGCGTCAAGCAGGCCCAGCACGCGGCGAACGAGGCCGCCGACGCCGCGGCTGCCGCTCTGGCTCGGATCGAGAACGTGGTGATCGACGGCGTGCCGGCCGGCGGCGAAGCCGATTTCGTCGAACTGCGCCGCGTCGGTGACGTCCCGGCGTTCGACTTCGAGCCGAAGGATCACCTCGAGCTCGGCGAGCTCCTCGGAGCGATCGACATGGAACGCGGTGCCAAGGTCTCCGGCGCGCGCTTCTACTTCCTGCGCGGCATCGGCGCACGTCTCGAGATCGCGCTGATGAACCTCGCGCTCGACAAGGCGCTCCAGAACGGATTCGTGCCCCTGATCACCCCGACGCTCGTGCGCCCGGAGATCATGCAGGGCACCGGCTTCCTCGGCGAGCACGCCGATGAGGTCTACCACCTCGACAAGGACGACGATCTGTACCTGGTCGGCACCAGCGAGGTCGCGCTCGCCGGGTATCACAAGGACGAGATCGTCGACCTGGCAGACGGTGCCCTCCGCTACGCCGGCTGGTCGACCTGCTATCGCCGCGAGGCCGGCTCGCACGGCAAGGACACCCGCGGCATCATCCGGGTGCACCAGTTCAACAAGCTGGAGATGTTCGTCTACACGACTGCGGAGGAGGCCGAAGCCGAGCACCTGCGCCTCGTGGCCCTGCAGGAGGAGATGCTGACCTCGCTCGGTCTCGCCTACCGCGTGATCGATGTGGCAGCGGGAGACCTCGGCTCCAGCGCCGCTCGCAAGTACGACATCGAGGCGTGGGTGCCGACGCAGGGCGCCTTCCGCGAGCTCACCTCGACGTCGAACTGCACGACCTTCCAGGCGCGCCGCCTGGACGTGCGTCATCGCCCTCTCGTCGATGCGGCGGATGGAGCGACGCAGGGAGCAGCGAAGACGCAGCACGTCGCCACGCTGAACGGCACGCTCGCCACGACACGCTGGATCGTCGCCCTGCTCGAGACGCACCAGCAGGCCGATGGATCCGTGCGCGTGCCCGAGGTCCTGCGCCCCTACCTCGGCGGCCTCGACGTGATCCAGCCCCTCGTCGATGGGCGGGCCGCTCGATGA
- a CDS encoding TetR/AcrR family transcriptional regulator, whose translation MARRGSYAKGVARREEILESALDVIGRKGYQNASLKEIAEVVGVTPAALLHYFGSKEELFTEVLRKRDEHDGLDPSGLSDAEARTGFIEVIRHNTEVPGLVALFSRLSVDAADPEHPAHEYFLDRSARLRESIADSFGAEERRSALDPDTLARVIQAASDGLQLQWMIDPSVDMPGIMSALIDALHPPAPPTDD comes from the coding sequence ATGGCACGACGAGGTTCGTACGCGAAGGGCGTGGCGCGACGCGAGGAGATCCTCGAGAGCGCCCTCGACGTGATCGGGCGCAAGGGGTATCAGAACGCCTCGCTCAAGGAGATCGCCGAGGTCGTCGGAGTCACCCCCGCCGCACTGCTGCACTACTTCGGTTCGAAGGAAGAGCTCTTCACCGAAGTCCTTCGAAAGCGCGATGAGCACGACGGCCTCGATCCCTCAGGCCTCAGTGACGCCGAGGCTCGGACCGGGTTCATCGAGGTGATCCGCCACAACACCGAGGTCCCGGGGCTGGTCGCCCTGTTCTCACGCCTCTCGGTCGACGCCGCCGACCCCGAGCATCCGGCCCACGAGTACTTCCTCGACCGCAGCGCCCGCCTGCGCGAGTCGATCGCCGACAGCTTCGGCGCCGAAGAGCGGCGCTCCGCCCTCGATCCCGACACACTCGCTCGCGTGATCCAGGCAGCATCCGACGGTCTTCAGCTGCAGTGGATGATCGACCCGAGCGTCGACATGCCCGGCATCATGAGCGCTCTCATCGACGCACTCCATCCGCCCGCGCCACCCACCGACGACTAG
- a CDS encoding glycoside hydrolase family 3 C-terminal domain-containing protein: MTENSASDLTLEEKASLTSGADFWTTKAIDRLRIPSVMMTDGPHGLRKQSGSTDHLGLASSVPATCFPPAVGIGSSFDPEIIERVGAAIGVEAAIENVAVVLGPGINIKRSPLCGRNFEYFSEDPIVSGILGAASVRGIQSKGVGTSLKHFAANNQEFDRMRASSDVDPRPLREIYLRGFERVVKDAAPWTVMCSYNKLNGVWTSEDPWLLTSVLRDDWGFDGLVVSDWGAVNDRVVGVAAGLDLEMPASGGRTDAQLVAAVRAGTLPESVLDTAAARAIDLVRKAGERPAVAGPLDVDAHHALAREAAGRSIVLLKNDGALLPLAADQKVAVIGAFATEPRFQGAGSSLINPTRVDKALDELRVVGGENVSYAAGFAVEGGAVEASGRTAEELRAEAVGVARTADVAVLFLGLPAAEESEGFDRDHIDLPAEQLAVLDAVLEVNPRVVVVLSNGGVVALPFADRVPAIIESWLLGQAGGGAVADVLYGAVNPSGKLTETVPVRLEDNPSFGNFPGEFGHVRYGEGLLVGYRWYDAKGLDVTFPFGHGLSYTTFEYTGATAEVGVDGGIVVRLDVTNSGDRDGREVVQVYVAPTTSIVQRAPRELKAFSSVALAAGETRSVELVVRREDLAYWDIRVDRWVVEGGEYTVEVAASSRDIRSRVSVEISGDAVHQELTMNSSVGDLMTHPIAGPIVQQALGGLMGGLGGDAAAASMMPNDEAMQKMMASFPIGRLAGFPGLPVDFAQIEQLIAAANAGGSTAG; this comes from the coding sequence ATGACCGAGAACTCGGCTTCCGACCTCACCCTCGAGGAGAAGGCTTCGCTCACCAGCGGTGCGGACTTCTGGACCACGAAGGCCATCGACCGCCTGCGCATCCCGTCGGTGATGATGACCGACGGTCCGCACGGCCTGCGCAAGCAGTCCGGCAGCACCGATCACCTCGGTCTCGCCAGCAGCGTCCCCGCCACCTGTTTCCCGCCCGCCGTCGGCATCGGCTCGTCCTTCGATCCGGAGATCATCGAACGGGTGGGTGCCGCGATCGGGGTGGAGGCCGCGATCGAGAACGTGGCTGTCGTGCTCGGCCCCGGCATCAACATCAAGCGCTCACCGCTGTGCGGACGCAACTTCGAGTACTTCTCGGAGGACCCGATCGTGTCCGGCATCCTCGGCGCCGCATCGGTCCGTGGCATCCAGTCGAAGGGCGTCGGCACCTCGCTCAAGCACTTCGCGGCCAACAACCAGGAGTTCGACCGCATGCGCGCGAGCTCGGATGTGGACCCGCGCCCGCTGCGCGAGATCTACCTGCGCGGATTCGAGCGGGTCGTGAAGGACGCGGCACCCTGGACCGTCATGTGCTCGTACAACAAGCTCAACGGGGTCTGGACCTCGGAGGACCCGTGGCTGCTCACCAGCGTGCTGCGCGACGACTGGGGCTTCGACGGCCTAGTGGTCTCGGACTGGGGAGCCGTGAACGATCGCGTCGTCGGCGTCGCGGCAGGGCTCGACCTGGAGATGCCGGCCTCGGGTGGACGGACCGACGCGCAGCTCGTCGCGGCCGTTCGTGCGGGCACCCTCCCCGAAAGCGTGCTCGACACCGCTGCCGCCCGTGCCATCGACCTCGTGCGCAAAGCGGGGGAGCGTCCGGCCGTCGCAGGTCCGCTCGACGTCGACGCGCACCACGCGCTCGCGCGGGAAGCCGCCGGTCGCTCGATCGTGCTGCTGAAGAACGACGGCGCGCTGCTGCCGCTCGCCGCAGACCAGAAGGTCGCCGTGATCGGTGCCTTCGCGACCGAGCCGCGTTTCCAGGGCGCCGGCTCGTCGCTGATCAACCCCACCCGCGTGGACAAGGCGCTCGACGAGCTGCGTGTCGTGGGCGGCGAGAACGTCAGCTATGCCGCGGGCTTCGCGGTCGAAGGCGGAGCCGTCGAGGCATCCGGTCGCACCGCGGAGGAGCTGCGGGCCGAGGCCGTCGGCGTCGCCCGGACGGCGGACGTGGCGGTGCTGTTCCTCGGTCTGCCGGCTGCGGAGGAGTCGGAGGGCTTCGACCGCGACCATATCGACCTGCCTGCCGAGCAGCTGGCCGTGCTCGATGCCGTGCTCGAGGTCAACCCGCGCGTCGTGGTCGTCCTGTCCAATGGCGGGGTCGTGGCACTGCCCTTCGCCGACCGCGTGCCCGCGATCATCGAGAGCTGGCTGCTGGGCCAGGCCGGTGGCGGCGCCGTAGCCGATGTGCTCTACGGTGCGGTGAACCCCTCGGGCAAGCTCACCGAGACGGTGCCCGTGCGGCTCGAGGACAACCCGTCCTTCGGCAACTTCCCCGGCGAGTTCGGACACGTGCGCTATGGCGAGGGCCTGCTGGTCGGCTACCGCTGGTACGACGCGAAGGGTCTCGACGTGACCTTCCCGTTCGGCCATGGACTCTCGTACACGACGTTCGAGTACACCGGTGCGACGGCCGAGGTCGGAGTGGACGGCGGTATCGTCGTGCGCCTCGACGTCACCAATTCCGGCGACCGCGATGGCCGCGAAGTCGTGCAGGTCTACGTCGCACCGACGACCTCGATCGTGCAGCGCGCGCCCCGCGAGCTCAAGGCATTCTCCTCGGTCGCCCTGGCCGCGGGTGAGACCCGCTCCGTCGAGCTCGTCGTGCGGCGTGAGGACCTCGCCTACTGGGACATCCGCGTCGACCGCTGGGTCGTCGAGGGCGGCGAGTACACCGTCGAGGTCGCCGCCTCCAGCCGCGACATCCGCTCCCGTGTCTCGGTCGAGATCTCGGGTGACGCGGTGCACCAGGAGCTGACCATGAACTCCTCCGTCGGGGATCTGATGACACACCCGATCGCCGGACCCATCGTGCAGCAGGCGCTCGGCGGCCTGATGGGCGGGCTCGGCGGAGACGCGGCCGCGGCATCGATGATGCCGAACGACGAGGCGATGCAGAAGATGATGGCGTCCTTCCCGATCGGACGCCTCGCCGGATTCCCCGGGCTTCCCGTCGACTTCGCGCAGATCGAGCAGCTGATCGCGGCGGCGAACGCGGGTGGTTCCACGGCCGGTTGA
- a CDS encoding YybH family protein, translating into MSIRVTSLDQLNLAFADRFNARDLDGLMALNTPDVVFVPAPGAAVTGTDAIRGALEQFLGLNLPISMTVRHVFESEGTGLAVADWTITGTGPDGSAIDLAGTTADVAVHDDEHGWRYVIDNPFGTA; encoded by the coding sequence ATGAGCATCCGCGTCACCTCCCTCGACCAGCTGAACCTCGCCTTCGCCGATCGCTTCAACGCCCGCGACCTCGACGGGCTGATGGCGCTGAACACCCCGGACGTCGTCTTCGTGCCCGCACCGGGAGCGGCCGTGACGGGCACGGACGCGATCAGAGGGGCTCTCGAGCAGTTCCTCGGTCTGAACCTGCCGATCTCGATGACGGTCCGTCACGTCTTCGAGAGCGAGGGCACCGGACTCGCGGTCGCCGACTGGACGATCACCGGCACGGGTCCCGACGGATCCGCGATCGACCTCGCCGGCACGACGGCCGATGTCGCGGTGCACGACGACGAGCACGGCTGGCGCTACGTGATCGACAACCCCTTCGGCACGGCCTGA
- a CDS encoding LCP family protein produces the protein MSQNTRRRHTIARHGQLGTPGTVGQLLKFIVIGLAVVLVSGLGVGAYVFYDLSSTVSANAVEIEGQDPIPPDIGEYEGGFNMVLTGVDTCEEKYKDLFGERCSGADAEGSLNDVNLLVHVSQEPRRITVVSFPRDLMVPIPACTDKNGNATSAMSKQPLNTAYTDGGLNCVVKTISELTDQEIQFAAGVTFGGVIEITNAIGGVDVCLANPIKDRYTGLDMAAGTHTIEGLQALQFLRTRHGVGDGSDLGRIGNQQQYMSSLARKMISGDVLGNVPVMLKLANTAIQNLEPSESLTNPMTLVQIALAVKSVPFEDIVFVQYPNGTDSANPNKVVPNYTAASALWEALAANAQLQITHENNKNDGVVVQEPTAPVEEPATDPAATPDPAATPDNVVALPDSIKGNSAAQQTCSNGNVR, from the coding sequence GTGAGCCAGAACACCCGACGCCGTCACACGATCGCGCGCCACGGTCAGCTGGGCACTCCTGGCACCGTCGGCCAGCTCTTGAAGTTCATCGTGATCGGCCTCGCCGTGGTTCTGGTGAGCGGGCTCGGCGTCGGCGCCTACGTCTTCTACGACCTCTCGAGCACCGTCTCGGCGAACGCGGTCGAGATCGAGGGCCAGGACCCGATCCCGCCGGACATCGGCGAGTACGAGGGCGGCTTCAACATGGTGCTCACCGGGGTCGACACCTGTGAAGAGAAGTACAAGGACCTCTTCGGCGAGCGATGCTCCGGAGCGGATGCCGAGGGCTCGCTCAACGACGTGAACCTGCTGGTGCACGTCTCGCAGGAGCCGCGCCGGATCACGGTCGTCAGCTTCCCGCGCGACCTGATGGTCCCGATCCCGGCCTGCACCGACAAGAACGGCAACGCCACTTCCGCGATGAGCAAGCAGCCGCTCAACACCGCGTACACCGACGGCGGCCTGAACTGCGTCGTGAAGACGATCTCCGAACTCACCGACCAGGAGATCCAGTTCGCGGCCGGCGTCACCTTCGGTGGTGTGATCGAGATCACCAACGCGATCGGCGGCGTCGACGTCTGCCTCGCCAACCCGATCAAGGACCGCTACACGGGCCTCGACATGGCCGCAGGAACGCACACGATCGAGGGGCTGCAGGCCCTGCAGTTCCTGCGAACACGTCACGGAGTGGGCGACGGCAGCGACCTCGGCCGCATCGGGAACCAGCAGCAGTACATGTCGAGCCTCGCCCGCAAGATGATCAGCGGCGACGTGCTCGGCAACGTCCCGGTCATGCTGAAGCTCGCGAACACCGCGATCCAGAACCTGGAGCCGAGCGAGTCCCTCACGAACCCGATGACGCTGGTCCAGATCGCTCTCGCGGTCAAGTCGGTCCCGTTCGAGGACATCGTCTTCGTGCAGTACCCGAACGGCACGGACTCGGCCAACCCGAACAAGGTCGTCCCCAACTACACCGCCGCCTCGGCGCTCTGGGAGGCGCTCGCGGCGAACGCGCAGCTGCAGATTACGCACGAGAACAATAAGAACGACGGCGTGGTCGTGCAGGAGCCGACGGCACCCGTCGAGGAGCCGGCGACCGACCCCGCGGCGACTCCGGATCCGGCAGCAACCCCCGACAATGTCGTGGCTCTGCCCGATTCGATCAAGGGCAACTCCGCCGCGCAGCAGACCTGCTCCAACGGCAACGTCCGCTGA